The Ignatzschineria rhizosphaerae genome contains a region encoding:
- the ccoN gene encoding cytochrome-c oxidase, cbb3-type subunit I has translation MGQSKSLHDHYEYGVIRGLVISTLFFGALGLSAGLWAALELTWPILNFDLPGLSFGRLRPVHTTLVIFGMGGSALIGTSFYVVQRTCQVRLAFPVLAYVVWIGWTIVFTLVPISYMMGYTQGKEYAEFEWIFDWAVAVLWLTYFLVYVTTVLRRKQKHIYVANWFYLAFILATTLLHVFNNISIPVFGAEGLKSYNVFSGMQDAMVQWWYGHNAVGFILTVAFLGMMYYFVPKEAGRPVYSYRLSIVHFWALTFLYMWAGAHHLHWTSLPDWVSSLSATFSIILLLPSWGGMINGIMTLSGAWDTIRTNPIIRFMVVSLSFYGMATFEGPLMSLRSVNALSHYTDWTVGHVHAGALGWVAMITFASLYHMVPRVFGGKIWSERLIFAHFWLATIGIVIYIVSLWVAGIGQGMMLRAFNPEYGTLAYEFIETVKFMHTPYIFRAIGGGMFLLGAVLMILNFVMTMIIGTRAQADNNALIPDAKAHA, from the coding sequence ATGGGACAAAGTAAAAGTCTTCATGATCATTATGAGTACGGGGTCATCCGTGGACTCGTAATTAGTACTCTGTTTTTCGGAGCGCTAGGATTATCCGCTGGGCTATGGGCAGCGCTTGAGCTGACTTGGCCTATTTTAAACTTTGACTTACCAGGACTTTCGTTCGGGCGTCTAAGACCTGTTCATACCACGTTAGTAATTTTCGGTATGGGTGGATCGGCGTTGATTGGTACGTCTTTCTATGTTGTACAAAGAACCTGTCAAGTGCGCTTGGCGTTTCCTGTGCTTGCATATGTTGTGTGGATTGGTTGGACAATCGTATTTACGCTTGTACCGATTAGCTACATGATGGGTTATACGCAAGGTAAAGAATATGCTGAGTTTGAGTGGATCTTTGACTGGGCAGTTGCAGTGCTATGGTTAACATACTTCTTAGTATATGTAACAACTGTTTTACGTCGTAAACAAAAGCATATCTACGTAGCGAACTGGTTCTATTTAGCGTTTATTCTTGCAACGACGCTTCTCCATGTGTTTAACAACATCTCTATCCCTGTATTTGGTGCAGAAGGCCTCAAATCATATAACGTATTTAGCGGTATGCAAGATGCGATGGTTCAGTGGTGGTATGGTCATAACGCAGTTGGATTTATCTTAACAGTTGCATTCCTTGGTATGATGTATTACTTCGTACCAAAAGAAGCTGGACGTCCTGTTTACTCGTATCGTCTTTCAATTGTTCACTTCTGGGCATTAACATTCCTCTACATGTGGGCGGGTGCGCACCACTTGCATTGGACTTCACTTCCTGACTGGGTATCATCGCTTTCAGCGACATTCTCTATTATCCTTCTTCTCCCATCATGGGGTGGTATGATTAACGGGATTATGACGTTGTCAGGTGCTTGGGATACGATTCGTACAAATCCTATTATTCGTTTCATGGTTGTTTCATTATCATTCTACGGTATGGCGACATTCGAAGGTCCATTAATGAGCTTACGTTCAGTGAACGCATTATCTCACTATACTGACTGGACTGTAGGTCACGTACACGCAGGGGCACTTGGTTGGGTTGCAATGATTACATTTGCATCGCTCTATCACATGGTTCCACGAGTATTTGGTGGTAAAATCTGGAGCGAGCGTCTAATCTTTGCTCACTTCTGGTTAGCAACTATCGGTATCGTTATCTATATTGTTTCACTTTGGGTTGCAGGTATCGGTCAAGGTATGATGCTTCGTGCATTTAACCCTGAGTATGGAACATTAGCGTATGAGTTTATTGAAACAGTTAAATTCATGCATACTCCATATATTTTCAGAGCGATCGGCGGTGGCATGTTCTTACTTGGTGCGGTTCTTATGATCTTAAACTTCGTTATGACGATGATCATTGGTACACGTGCACAAGCGGATAACAATGCGTTAATCCCTGATGCAAAAGCTCATGCATAA
- the ccoO gene encoding cytochrome-c oxidase, cbb3-type subunit II, with protein sequence MKHERLEKNTGLLLLFTLAVISIGGLIEIVPLFYIDGTIEEVKKNVTEVKLDENYKPVLDENGKAVMVTREVDAIRPYTPLEFLGRNIYVAEGCYNCHSQQIRPMQDEYERYGHYSLAAESQFDKPFQWGSRRIGPDLARVGGKMDNQWHVDHLKDPKSRVPASIMPKYPWLAEDDLYYADVKEHLSAARIAGVPYSKTQEEYEANIERFGVDVANMLVIDLAAQNLEAQAVAGNYDMNPERLTKMDAIVAYLQVLGTMVEFKEDQGIEFSEFR encoded by the coding sequence ATTAAACATGAACGTTTAGAAAAAAATACCGGGCTATTACTTCTCTTCACATTAGCGGTTATCAGTATTGGTGGATTGATTGAGATTGTCCCACTCTTCTATATTGATGGCACAATCGAAGAAGTTAAAAAGAATGTAACTGAAGTAAAGCTTGATGAGAATTACAAACCAGTACTTGATGAAAATGGTAAAGCAGTAATGGTGACTCGCGAAGTAGATGCGATTCGTCCTTACACACCACTTGAGTTCTTAGGTCGTAATATTTATGTTGCTGAAGGTTGTTACAACTGTCACTCACAGCAAATTCGTCCGATGCAAGATGAGTATGAGCGTTATGGTCACTACTCATTAGCAGCTGAATCTCAATTTGATAAGCCTTTCCAATGGGGATCGCGTCGTATTGGGCCAGACCTTGCACGTGTAGGTGGTAAAATGGATAACCAGTGGCATGTTGACCACTTGAAAGATCCAAAGAGCCGTGTACCTGCTTCAATCATGCCGAAATATCCGTGGTTAGCTGAAGATGATCTTTATTATGCAGATGTTAAAGAGCATTTAAGCGCAGCACGTATTGCAGGTGTTCCATATTCAAAAACTCAAGAAGAGTATGAAGCAAATATTGAACGCTTTGGTGTAGATGTTGCCAATATGCTTGTTATTGATCTTGCAGCTCAAAACCTAGAAGCACAGGCTGTTGCAGGAAACTACGATATGAACCCTGAGCGTCTTACTAAGATGGATGCGATTGTTGCTTACCTTCAAGTGTTAGGAACAATGGTTGAATTTAAAGAAGACCAGGGCATTGAATTCAGTGAATTCCGTTAA
- the ccoG gene encoding cytochrome c oxidase accessory protein CcoG, whose translation MEKNLSEQNSSTSSSGDLYAKRIPIYPRSVKGKFRTFKSSILVLAFLIFYLLPWVPWDRGAGLPAQAIVFDLTAKTFYIFSLPVDIQNIFWLAGVLAIFAFLLFFVTAVFGRVFCGYFCFQTLWTDAFIMIEGWVQGNRNVRKRLHEGPWTGEKIGKIGLTWLIWLAVAFWTGFTFTSYWMPAPELIKVVFIGEAPFAAYGTIAFITAATFISAGFSREQVCTYMCPYARFQGVMFDRDTLVVTYDEARGEREKGRAKPTKGLRDRDERIKEGYGDCIDCDLCVQVCPAGIDIREGINYKCITCGLCIDACHNMMTSLKFPTGLIRYDSENGMEGKKTNYFSPRNIGYGIVIIIIATILGWSVMHRDVAHYIVESSRNKPPTILSDGRLQNTYEVKFNNLTLDSQKIHVAVENEGYELSMQFNDIVVEPGKRVALNASVRKDKGVAYTRDVYFILTVTDPVTGDAIDVQKVKAIFLNK comes from the coding sequence GTGGAAAAAAATCTATCAGAGCAGAACTCATCCACATCTTCAAGTGGCGACTTATATGCAAAACGTATTCCCATCTATCCTAGAAGTGTGAAGGGGAAGTTTAGAACGTTTAAAAGTTCCATTTTAGTATTGGCATTTTTAATCTTTTATCTCTTGCCGTGGGTGCCATGGGATAGAGGTGCAGGCTTGCCAGCGCAAGCGATCGTGTTTGACTTAACAGCAAAAACTTTCTACATCTTTAGTTTGCCGGTGGATATACAAAATATCTTTTGGCTTGCTGGGGTTTTAGCAATCTTTGCCTTCCTGCTTTTCTTTGTGACGGCTGTTTTTGGGCGAGTTTTCTGTGGATATTTCTGTTTCCAAACTTTATGGACCGATGCTTTCATTATGATTGAAGGTTGGGTTCAAGGTAATCGAAATGTTCGTAAGAGATTACATGAAGGCCCATGGACAGGTGAGAAAATCGGGAAGATTGGATTAACGTGGCTTATTTGGTTAGCAGTTGCCTTTTGGACTGGCTTTACATTCACCTCTTATTGGATGCCGGCACCTGAGTTAATTAAAGTTGTCTTTATTGGCGAAGCGCCATTTGCAGCCTATGGGACGATTGCCTTTATTACTGCCGCAACCTTTATTTCAGCAGGTTTTTCAAGAGAACAAGTATGTACTTATATGTGCCCGTACGCAAGATTCCAAGGGGTAATGTTTGATAGAGATACCTTGGTTGTCACTTATGATGAAGCACGCGGTGAGCGTGAGAAAGGTCGCGCTAAACCTACAAAAGGTCTGCGTGATCGTGATGAGCGTATCAAAGAAGGTTATGGCGATTGTATCGATTGTGATCTTTGTGTTCAGGTTTGTCCTGCGGGGATTGATATTCGTGAGGGGATTAACTATAAATGTATCACTTGCGGACTTTGTATCGATGCGTGTCATAACATGATGACAAGTTTGAAATTCCCAACAGGCCTGATTCGTTATGACTCTGAAAATGGAATGGAAGGTAAAAAGACGAACTACTTTAGCCCTCGTAATATTGGTTACGGTATTGTCATTATTATTATTGCAACAATCTTAGGCTGGAGCGTGATGCATCGTGATGTTGCGCACTATATTGTTGAATCTTCACGTAATAAGCCGCCAACAATTTTAAGTGATGGACGTTTGCAAAATACTTATGAAGTTAAATTTAACAACTTGACTTTAGACTCACAAAAAATTCATGTTGCAGTTGAAAACGAAGGTTATGAGCTTTCAATGCAATTCAATGATATTGTAGTGGAACCAGGGAAACGAGTAGCATTAAATGCAAGTGTTCGTAAGGATAAAGGTGTTGCTTATACTCGAGACGTATACTTCATTTTAACAGTCACAGATCCTGTTACAGGCGATGCTATTGATGTTCAGAAAGTGAAGGCGATCTTCCTCAATAAATAA
- a CDS encoding deoxyguanosinetriphosphate triphosphohydrolase yields the protein MNDLYLKQRWQELLPQARLGVNSSFDVQSYRTDFQKDFDRLIFSAAFRRLQDKTQVFPLAQTDYVRTRLTHSLEVSSVCRSFGSMLGEYLVENGRLENITPADLGAILAAGALAHDIGNPPFGHAGEEAISRFFKRNPVGQEVVAKMSDAEKADFLAFEGNAQAFRVLTRLQNSDNRGGLQLSLPVLASIIKYPCASSQKPDEHNIAFKKFNYFQSEKALFAEVVQKCHLVKHKTIEGAWYRHPLTYLLEAADDICYHLVDLEDAYRLSLISSEEIIHYLEAVISVTAQLPTNKLAKIGRTKDKVEYLRAFAIGLLIEQAMQVFKDHEEAIVSGKFTTGLLDHIPATEVLSKIKAYSQEHVYHSDTVLEVGIAGFKVLDTLLEAFVGAVEQGDQGGARTKMLLKFLPDQFFTEDRRVSDDPYTRVQQVTDFVSGMTDRYAVKVFKMITGVDLPV from the coding sequence ATGAACGATCTCTATTTAAAACAGCGTTGGCAAGAATTGTTGCCGCAAGCTCGATTGGGTGTTAATAGCTCTTTTGATGTTCAAAGCTATCGAACCGATTTTCAAAAAGATTTTGATCGTTTAATTTTTTCAGCCGCTTTCAGAAGATTACAAGACAAAACACAAGTCTTTCCCTTAGCGCAGACGGATTATGTCAGAACTCGGCTAACGCATAGTTTAGAGGTAAGTAGTGTTTGCCGAAGTTTTGGTTCAATGCTTGGGGAGTATTTGGTTGAAAATGGGCGTTTAGAGAATATTACACCGGCAGATTTAGGGGCTATCTTGGCAGCTGGTGCGCTTGCGCATGATATTGGTAATCCCCCTTTTGGGCATGCTGGTGAAGAGGCAATTAGTCGCTTTTTTAAGCGTAATCCTGTCGGGCAGGAAGTTGTTGCCAAGATGAGTGATGCTGAAAAAGCAGATTTTTTAGCTTTTGAAGGAAATGCGCAAGCATTTAGAGTGCTCACAAGATTACAAAATTCTGATAACAGAGGCGGGCTTCAGCTCTCTTTGCCTGTTTTGGCATCTATTATTAAATATCCATGTGCAAGTTCTCAAAAACCTGATGAGCACAATATTGCCTTTAAAAAGTTTAATTACTTTCAATCTGAAAAAGCGCTTTTTGCAGAAGTGGTACAAAAGTGCCATTTAGTAAAACATAAGACGATTGAAGGTGCTTGGTATCGCCACCCTTTAACTTATCTTTTAGAAGCTGCCGATGATATCTGCTATCACTTAGTGGATTTAGAAGATGCTTATCGTCTCTCTTTAATTAGTAGTGAAGAGATTATTCATTATTTAGAAGCGGTGATTAGCGTGACAGCGCAGCTTCCTACTAATAAACTTGCTAAAATTGGTCGTACTAAAGATAAGGTTGAGTATTTAAGAGCTTTTGCAATAGGGCTTTTAATTGAGCAAGCCATGCAGGTCTTTAAAGATCATGAAGAAGCGATTGTTTCAGGGAAATTTACCACAGGATTGCTAGACCATATTCCAGCGACTGAAGTCTTGAGTAAGATCAAGGCATATTCTCAAGAACACGTTTATCATTCAGATACGGTCTTAGAAGTTGGAATAGCTGGTTTTAAAGTTTTAGATACTCTACTAGAAGCTTTTGTTGGTGCAGTAGAGCAGGGAGATCAAGGCGGGGCGAGAACTAAAATGCTTCTAAAATTCTTGCCAGATCAGTTTTTTACCGAAGATAGACGCGTGAGTGATGATCCTTACACGAGAGTTCAGCAAGTAACGGACTTTGTGTCAGGGATGACAGATCGCTATGCCGTAAAAGTATTCAAAATGATTACAGGGGTTGATTTGCCTGTATAA
- a CDS encoding cbb3-type cytochrome c oxidase N-terminal domain-containing protein, which produces MSENINKKDLENLETDTTGHVWDGDLQEYNNPLPRWWLYAFYGTIIFAIGYWILFPTWPLPNTFTKGVYKVEIERPIVQQSGDLLVDVEDADNAAMEKVKVHWNTRTRLVNELQFSKEAELRHKHFSELMTKTEEEIINDPNMIKFAENAGRTLFVDNCATCHGPQAEGVIGLYPNLNDDNWIWGGSLANIEETITKGINGKDGGRRSNMTAGKLSMTPAEIEDVAKYALSLSNNYTPDDATSRGEELFFGKGACFTCHVDFTKDPRLAQGNPLLGAPNLTDQIWEIIDINSMETEEEKVAALIPQIRDGVDANTTNRVMPRWETRLSPEQIRALAVYVHQLGGGKTPE; this is translated from the coding sequence ATGAGTGAAAACATAAATAAAAAAGATTTAGAGAACTTAGAAACCGATACAACCGGTCATGTGTGGGATGGTGATCTTCAAGAATATAATAACCCTCTCCCAAGATGGTGGCTCTATGCTTTCTACGGAACAATCATTTTCGCGATTGGTTATTGGATTCTATTCCCAACTTGGCCGCTTCCAAATACGTTTACGAAAGGGGTTTATAAAGTTGAGATTGAGCGTCCTATCGTTCAGCAATCAGGTGACCTTTTAGTTGATGTTGAAGATGCAGATAATGCAGCGATGGAAAAGGTTAAAGTTCACTGGAATACTCGTACTCGTTTAGTAAATGAGTTACAGTTTTCTAAAGAAGCTGAATTACGTCATAAACACTTCTCAGAGTTAATGACTAAGACAGAAGAAGAGATTATCAATGATCCTAACATGATCAAGTTTGCAGAAAATGCGGGTAGAACATTATTCGTAGATAACTGTGCAACTTGTCATGGCCCGCAAGCGGAAGGGGTGATTGGTCTTTATCCTAACCTTAACGATGATAACTGGATCTGGGGTGGTTCACTTGCAAATATTGAAGAGACCATCACTAAAGGTATCAACGGTAAAGATGGTGGTAGACGCAGTAACATGACAGCCGGTAAATTATCAATGACACCCGCTGAGATTGAAGATGTTGCGAAATATGCACTATCACTTTCTAATAACTATACGCCAGATGATGCAACTTCGCGTGGTGAAGAGCTGTTCTTTGGTAAAGGGGCATGTTTTACATGTCACGTAGACTTTACGAAAGATCCTCGCCTTGCTCAAGGTAACCCACTTTTAGGGGCGCCTAATTTAACAGATCAGATCTGGGAAATTATTGACATTAACTCAATGGAGACTGAGGAAGAGAAAGTGGCAGCACTTATTCCACAAATCCGTGATGGTGTTGATGCTAATACAACTAACCGTGTAATGCCTAGATGGGAAACACGTTTAAGTCCAGAGCAGATCCGTGCACTTGCAGTATATGTTCACCAATTAGGTGGTGGTAAAACGCCTGAGTAA
- the ccoS gene encoding cbb3-type cytochrome oxidase assembly protein CcoS produces MSPLFILLPLTLVGMIAAGYAFIWAVRSDQFDDMEGPAHQILFDEDVRPLEEQTQEKSVEQASSLEEDQSIPKERLKNEDRS; encoded by the coding sequence ATGAGTCCGCTTTTTATATTACTTCCACTAACATTAGTGGGAATGATTGCAGCAGGTTATGCCTTTATTTGGGCTGTTCGCTCAGATCAGTTTGATGATATGGAAGGTCCTGCGCATCAGATATTATTTGATGAAGATGTTCGTCCCTTAGAAGAACAGACACAAGAAAAATCTGTAGAACAAGCGTCTTCTTTAGAGGAAGACCAGAGTATTCCAAAAGAAAGGTTAAAAAATGAAGATAGATCATAA
- a CDS encoding cbb3-type cytochrome oxidase subunit 3, with the protein MMDFFMWFTDLGNSKTLAAVIFFAVFIGIIIYTFTGKERKKRFDEYRYIPFMDDEEFIFDQKEPAAQKDQKKHEQK; encoded by the coding sequence ATGATGGATTTCTTTATGTGGTTTACAGATTTAGGTAACAGTAAGACATTAGCCGCTGTTATTTTCTTCGCAGTTTTTATCGGAATCATCATCTACACATTTACCGGTAAAGAACGGAAAAAACGTTTTGATGAATATCGATATATTCCATTTATGGATGATGAAGAGTTTATTTTTGATCAAAAAGAGCCTGCAGCGCAGAAAGATCAAAAAAAGCACGAGCAGAAATAA
- a CDS encoding heavy metal translocating P-type ATPase — protein sequence MTKTLDQLQCYHCELPIVGKAPFTAEIQGNLQPMCCAGCRAVAEMIDQSGLTKYYDFRSEAAERPETALNLIPDELKQQMHFYDHPDVAVQFVSKRVDKQGTEMFDAYLIIDKITCAACVWLLENTVKRLKGVERFDINLTTHRAHLSFNPKEIKISEILIAILNLGYQGTPYDEQVEQKRLKVEWRSLLMEFGIAALFSMQVMTISVALYFGYYSGDMTDSSYQLLRWFSLFATIPCATYSSRSFYKSAFYDLKNRHLTMNVNISIAVIAGTLWSAYNTVMGIGETYYEGVTMFVFLLLGARVLETSARHKSLLISDDILKLKPNFAERINLDGTIELVATNRLAVGDTLLIKPGESIPVDGLLLDELAMVDESLLSGESLPLEKHQGDALIGGSVNYEQPLKMQVTTVGAETVLSQMSRLIDRSMSEKPKIAMLADIISTYFVIGLLIACAGTFIAWYFIDGLSQAFAVTLAVLVVSCPCALALATPSALSAGNQAIIEKGLIATRAGALETLGKVTDIVFDKTGTLTEGRLTIGGIHLFNNNLSEYEVMQIAATLEATSSHPIAFGFNEWVYQEKATLLTASNIENSVGRGITGTINGVEYKIGRLDWFKLEGIDLEIDAGLWVGLGVGDELIAAFSLLDTLKDDTESVIAYLKSEGYVLHILSGDRQETVDRFNESLKIEDAKGDLLPKDKLAYVEALQKKGAIVSMLGDGINDGPVLAKADVSIAIGQGALLAQSTADMILMSQNHLEPLVEGLKIAKRTDKIITQNLFWALLYNIVAIPCAMTGFVLPWMAALGMSLSSLIVVGNTLRIREGRSES from the coding sequence ATGACAAAAACTTTGGATCAGCTTCAATGTTATCACTGTGAGTTACCGATTGTCGGTAAAGCTCCTTTTACAGCAGAAATACAGGGCAATTTACAACCAATGTGTTGCGCAGGTTGTCGCGCGGTTGCTGAGATGATTGATCAATCAGGGTTAACTAAATATTATGATTTTAGATCAGAGGCTGCAGAAAGACCGGAAACGGCGTTAAATTTAATTCCAGATGAATTAAAACAGCAGATGCATTTTTATGATCATCCGGATGTGGCAGTACAATTTGTTTCAAAAAGAGTCGATAAGCAAGGAACTGAGATGTTTGATGCTTATCTAATTATTGATAAGATCACCTGTGCTGCTTGCGTGTGGTTATTAGAAAATACCGTTAAGCGGTTAAAAGGCGTGGAGCGTTTTGATATTAACCTCACCACTCACCGCGCCCATCTTAGCTTTAACCCCAAAGAAATTAAGATCTCAGAGATCCTCATTGCGATTTTAAATTTAGGCTATCAAGGCACTCCTTATGATGAGCAGGTTGAGCAAAAGCGCTTAAAGGTTGAGTGGCGCTCCCTTCTTATGGAGTTTGGCATCGCAGCGCTCTTTTCGATGCAAGTTATGACAATCTCCGTTGCACTCTATTTTGGTTACTATTCAGGTGATATGACAGATAGTTCATATCAGCTATTGCGTTGGTTTAGTCTATTTGCCACGATTCCTTGCGCGACTTATTCTAGTCGAAGTTTTTATAAGTCTGCCTTTTACGATCTTAAAAATCGGCATCTAACGATGAATGTCAATATCTCAATAGCGGTGATAGCCGGCACTTTATGGAGTGCTTATAATACGGTGATGGGAATTGGTGAAACCTATTATGAAGGTGTGACAATGTTTGTCTTTTTACTCTTAGGAGCGAGAGTTTTAGAGACAAGTGCAAGACATAAATCTTTATTAATCTCAGATGATATTTTAAAGTTAAAGCCTAATTTTGCTGAGCGAATAAATCTTGATGGCACAATTGAATTAGTGGCAACAAATCGTTTGGCAGTAGGGGATACCCTTTTAATTAAACCAGGGGAGAGTATTCCTGTAGATGGGTTGTTATTAGATGAGTTAGCAATGGTGGATGAGTCTTTGCTTTCAGGAGAGAGTCTACCACTTGAAAAGCATCAAGGCGATGCGCTAATTGGAGGTTCTGTTAACTATGAACAGCCACTTAAAATGCAAGTAACAACGGTTGGTGCCGAAACGGTTCTTTCACAAATGTCGAGATTAATAGATCGCTCGATGAGTGAAAAGCCAAAGATTGCAATGCTTGCTGATATTATCTCTACTTATTTTGTAATTGGTCTGTTGATTGCGTGTGCTGGGACATTTATTGCTTGGTACTTTATTGATGGTCTCTCTCAAGCTTTTGCCGTGACATTAGCGGTATTAGTCGTTTCTTGTCCGTGTGCATTAGCATTGGCAACCCCTTCAGCGCTAAGCGCTGGTAACCAAGCGATTATTGAGAAAGGATTGATTGCGACAAGAGCGGGGGCTTTAGAAACTTTAGGCAAGGTTACAGATATCGTTTTTGATAAAACAGGTACTTTAACAGAAGGCCGCTTAACGATTGGTGGGATTCATCTTTTTAATAACAATTTAAGTGAATATGAGGTGATGCAAATTGCTGCAACCTTAGAGGCAACCTCTAGTCATCCGATTGCTTTTGGGTTTAATGAGTGGGTCTATCAAGAGAAAGCGACTCTTTTAACCGCTTCTAATATTGAAAACAGTGTAGGGCGCGGAATTACAGGAACGATTAATGGGGTTGAGTATAAGATTGGTCGCCTAGATTGGTTTAAGCTTGAGGGGATTGATCTTGAAATTGATGCCGGGCTTTGGGTAGGGTTAGGTGTCGGTGATGAGCTTATTGCGGCATTCTCTCTTTTAGATACCTTAAAAGATGATACAGAAAGTGTGATCGCTTACTTAAAATCAGAAGGTTATGTATTACATATTTTAAGTGGAGATAGACAGGAAACAGTGGATCGTTTTAATGAATCTCTTAAGATCGAAGATGCGAAAGGCGATCTTCTCCCTAAAGATAAGCTTGCGTATGTGGAAGCGCTTCAAAAAAAGGGAGCAATTGTCTCCATGCTTGGTGATGGGATTAATGATGGGCCTGTGCTGGCAAAGGCGGATGTCTCAATCGCTATTGGGCAAGGGGCGCTTTTAGCGCAATCGACGGCGGATATGATTTTAATGAGTCAAAATCATCTTGAGCCATTGGTTGAGGGGCTAAAAATAGCTAAAAGAACTGATAAAATTATTACGCAAAACCTTTTCTGGGCGTTATTATATAATATTGTTGCAATTCCGTGCGCAATGACAGGATTTGTCTTACCATGGATGGCAGCACTTGGAATGAGTTTAAGCTCATTGATCGTGGTTGGAAACACGTTACGAATTAGGGAGGGTCGATCAGAGTCATGA
- the gatC gene encoding Asp-tRNA(Asn)/Glu-tRNA(Gln) amidotransferase subunit GatC → MKIDHKTVEWLAFLSHLRIDDAKLESQKMRLEDMAEVIRGIKDVNTEGIMPMTNPFDAKLTLRADVVTVKNERDELQKLSQSVENGLYLVPQVIE, encoded by the coding sequence ATGAAGATAGATCATAAAACAGTAGAGTGGTTAGCATTCTTATCACATCTACGTATTGATGATGCAAAGTTAGAGAGCCAAAAGATGAGGCTTGAAGATATGGCTGAAGTAATTCGTGGTATTAAAGATGTGAATACTGAGGGAATTATGCCAATGACAAATCCTTTTGATGCAAAACTCACATTAAGAGCCGATGTTGTGACGGTTAAAAATGAGCGAGATGAGCTCCAGAAATTGTCACAAAGTGTTGAAAACGGTTTATATCTTGTTCCTCAGGTTATTGAATAA
- a CDS encoding FixH family protein — translation MNETVAIMLLGVASVLVACLILHKVFRFTPMQAGSITALMGIAVVVPFSILRWRGGDVFTLYITCNLMASFAYYLISSGGMKSLRGKDGKRMHWAPITVLGFFLVLTIQNGAFVVMAEKGLIFKSNAEDSFVSTRFPGEVPNAYQKQEAYYNAYQKRLAEQDARGWQVKFGFTEKPYANQDNFFMVELLDKDNVPLENADVIAKFTRSAEQELNRSYTLEMVEPGLYSIPISFERVGPWGLELDIERGEETHELVGRTLVNCTPGVECDLESRLRVH, via the coding sequence ATGAATGAAACAGTCGCAATTATGTTGTTAGGCGTCGCCAGTGTTTTAGTGGCATGCTTAATTTTACATAAAGTATTTCGATTTACACCAATGCAAGCAGGGAGTATTACTGCTTTAATGGGGATTGCGGTAGTCGTGCCTTTCTCTATCTTAAGATGGAGAGGGGGAGATGTATTTACACTCTATATTACGTGTAACTTAATGGCATCTTTTGCGTATTACTTAATTAGCTCAGGCGGGATGAAAAGTCTTCGAGGTAAAGATGGTAAAAGAATGCATTGGGCGCCGATTACTGTTTTAGGATTTTTCTTAGTATTAACCATTCAAAATGGTGCATTTGTGGTGATGGCTGAGAAAGGTTTAATCTTTAAAAGTAATGCCGAAGATTCATTTGTAAGTACCCGCTTCCCTGGGGAAGTTCCTAATGCTTATCAAAAGCAAGAAGCCTATTATAATGCGTATCAAAAACGTTTAGCAGAGCAAGATGCTCGCGGCTGGCAGGTGAAGTTTGGATTTACTGAAAAGCCTTATGCTAATCAAGATAATTTCTTTATGGTTGAGCTTTTAGATAAAGATAATGTGCCATTAGAAAATGCTGATGTGATTGCGAAATTTACCCGTTCAGCAGAGCAAGAGCTAAATCGTAGCTATACGCTAGAGATGGTTGAGCCAGGTTTATACTCAATCCCTATTAGTTTTGAGCGTGTTGGGCCATGGGGTTTAGAGCTTGATATCGAACGTGGTGAAGAGACACATGAACTTGTCGGTCGTACATTAGTTAACTGTACACCTGGCGTTGAGTGTGATTTGGAAAGCCGTTTACGTGTGCATTAA